From a single Intestinibaculum porci genomic region:
- a CDS encoding AI-2E family transporter translates to MKIRKEWLKQRWVPYTIATCSAVLLYLFFTNLNHINSGIGAFFSYLSPVIYGIIIAYVINPLVETFEEHVFYKVKKYSHRRLYAVIASTIVLIIFFIILLVALIPQIADSVMNLITNFKTYATGLQDLITQASQSLGNSNINVSSIANAGNNALNSLTKMITGHTGNIISTSFNIGTGIFNGVISCILALYFLLDARRIQNNLRKIFKGIMDIHVYHKATSFWRRCNRILIRYIIFDLLDGLIVGVLNFIFFLIVGWPYSVLISVVVGVTNLAPTFGPIVGCVIGAFILVLINPWYALWFILFTIALQTLDGYFIKPKLFGDSLGVPAIWVLVFIIVGGRMFGVWGIMLAIPCAAIINYIYEDVFLQRMEKRASLNAKTPH, encoded by the coding sequence ATGAAAATTCGCAAAGAATGGCTGAAACAGCGCTGGGTGCCTTATACGATTGCGACCTGCAGCGCGGTTTTGCTCTATTTGTTTTTTACCAATCTCAATCACATAAACAGTGGTATTGGGGCGTTTTTTTCTTATCTTTCCCCGGTGATTTACGGTATTATTATCGCTTATGTCATCAATCCGTTAGTGGAAACCTTTGAGGAGCATGTCTTTTACAAAGTCAAAAAATACTCTCATCGGCGTCTCTATGCGGTGATTGCCTCGACAATCGTCCTGATCATTTTCTTCATTATTTTATTAGTAGCCCTGATCCCCCAGATCGCCGATAGTGTCATGAATCTGATCACTAACTTTAAAACCTATGCGACCGGTCTCCAGGATCTCATCACCCAGGCATCCCAAAGCTTAGGCAATTCTAATATTAATGTCTCATCGATCGCCAATGCCGGCAATAATGCGTTAAATAGTCTCACCAAAATGATCACTGGTCATACCGGTAATATTATTTCGACATCTTTTAACATCGGCACAGGAATCTTTAACGGGGTGATCTCCTGCATCCTTGCCTTATACTTTTTATTAGATGCCCGACGAATCCAGAACAACTTACGTAAGATCTTCAAAGGCATCATGGATATTCATGTCTATCATAAAGCGACCAGCTTCTGGCGTCGCTGTAATCGCATCCTTATTCGCTATATTATTTTCGATTTACTCGATGGTCTGATTGTCGGCGTTTTGAACTTTATTTTCTTCTTAATTGTCGGCTGGCCATATAGCGTGTTGATTTCTGTCGTGGTCGGTGTCACGAACCTGGCCCCTACCTTTGGCCCGATTGTCGGCTGTGTCATTGGCGCCTTCATCTTAGTTTTGATCAACCCTTGGTATGCCTTATGGTTTATCCTCTTTACCATCGCCTTGCAGACTTTGGATGGCTACTTCATCAAGCCAAAACTCTTTGGCGATTCCTTAGGCGTACCGGCCATCTGGGTATTAGTTTTCATCATTGTCGGCGGGCGAATGTTTGGTGTCTGGGGCATCATGTTAGCGATCCCTTGCGCCGCTATTATCAATTATATTTATGAAGATGTCTTCCTCCAGCGGATGGAGAAACGCGCTTCTTTAAATGCGAAAACACCTCACTAA
- a CDS encoding Hsp20/alpha crystallin family protein translates to MMRFLPSLNEMFDDVMFDNTHDMMACDVVEHPDDYELTMAMPGCDKDNIHIDYTDGYLNVAAESHQDYDETDEDGYVIRQERSFGKMGRSFYVGEGIDRDAIKASYDQGELHITLPKNDQVIDNRNYIAIE, encoded by the coding sequence ATGATGAGATTTTTACCTAGTTTAAATGAGATGTTTGATGATGTCATGTTTGATAACACGCATGATATGATGGCATGTGATGTTGTCGAACATCCTGATGATTATGAATTAACGATGGCCATGCCAGGCTGTGATAAAGATAATATTCATATCGATTATACGGATGGTTATCTCAATGTTGCGGCTGAAAGCCATCAGGATTATGATGAAACGGATGAAGACGGTTATGTGATTCGTCAGGAACGCAGCTTCGGCAAGATGGGGCGCAGCTTCTATGTTGGTGAAGGCATTGATCGTGATGCCATTAAGGCTTCTTACGATCAGGGCGAATTACATATCACATTGCCGAAAAATGATCAGGTTATTGATAACAGAAACTATATCGCTATAGAGTAA
- a CDS encoding PAS domain-containing hybrid sensor histidine kinase/response regulator: MEEHMTYDERIAAIYLFDFQADTYTLIASNEPHFSFSYHEYGSLSAFYKQEFHLLEESLADVEALLAKQSFYALTSHGEFWKQALLRRIPESPRALVYFLNENAFTGEEFISPKQRFDFYFKALYRQAFAGSEYDLTKDSLKHFDFHDESYASYFQPLPQTYPASGIQYLRSFVETHVHFDQEGLISYFSPDYVYSLYHRGKYSSVYNFVIHVDDKPTLYVEISSVFSLNQEGHMIVLSVFKDVTKRYEKEEERIRYLHLLKTLSQDYESVLLCEKDRKAEIYRLNSALEGHLVNGEDISQVFHTYASLEICQEDREAFLAYTDVDHILDHCALGESYRFRYRVHAQDSLEYHEVNIIKIGDEHDPLIVFGFTNVDADQRRKIETQDLLKEALNQAENANVAKGTFLSNMSHDMRTPMNAIVGFCEIAQSNLDDEGVLKYSLSRIMDASKSLLSIIDNALNVSRIESGRVHLHQKSAHLSVLLQTLKRELRPYLTKKKQVLQVKEHYFHDVLYMDQNKCKQVLWNILMNAIQYTPEGGHIFFGIDELTGTKYQYARFLFTIEDDGIGMSEEYLKNIYDPFSREENTTNSGVAGTGLGMTIAKNLIDMAGGHISITSHSHVGTKVIVELELKVMNDKPLAVSVPEKQQPIKSLKRRHILIVEDNALNAEITKTILESLDAKASVVGNGQLAVEALMQQPFDGVLMDIMMPVMDGLQATKAIRSFSDVPIIAMSANAFEEDKRRAFEAGVNDYVTKPFKTEYLLKVLGRWLGESNYDKIEPEVRE; the protein is encoded by the coding sequence ATGGAAGAACATATGACATATGACGAGCGTATTGCGGCGATTTATCTGTTTGATTTTCAAGCGGATACTTATACCCTGATTGCTTCTAATGAACCGCACTTTTCATTTTCTTATCATGAATATGGCTCCTTATCAGCCTTTTACAAACAGGAATTTCATCTTTTGGAGGAAAGCTTAGCAGATGTCGAAGCGCTTCTTGCCAAGCAGTCTTTTTACGCCCTTACTAGTCATGGGGAGTTCTGGAAACAGGCTCTTTTGCGTCGTATTCCCGAGAGTCCCCGCGCTCTTGTCTATTTTCTTAATGAAAATGCTTTTACCGGCGAGGAGTTCATCTCCCCTAAGCAGCGCTTTGATTTTTATTTCAAGGCGCTCTATCGGCAGGCTTTTGCCGGCAGTGAATATGATTTGACAAAGGATAGTCTAAAACATTTTGACTTTCACGATGAAAGCTATGCCTCTTACTTTCAGCCGCTGCCACAGACCTATCCGGCATCTGGCATTCAGTATCTCCGTTCCTTTGTGGAAACGCATGTGCATTTCGATCAGGAGGGGCTCATTTCTTATTTCTCGCCAGACTATGTTTATTCGCTCTATCATCGTGGAAAATATTCCTCAGTTTATAACTTTGTGATTCATGTGGATGATAAACCGACCCTTTATGTCGAAATCTCGAGTGTCTTCTCGCTCAATCAGGAAGGCCATATGATCGTTTTAAGTGTCTTTAAAGATGTCACCAAACGTTATGAAAAAGAAGAAGAACGGATTCGTTATCTGCACTTATTAAAGACGCTCTCACAGGATTATGAAAGTGTATTGCTATGTGAAAAGGACCGCAAAGCAGAAATTTACCGTTTGAATTCGGCGTTAGAAGGGCATCTCGTCAATGGGGAAGATATCAGTCAGGTGTTTCATACCTATGCTTCCTTGGAAATTTGTCAGGAAGATCGCGAAGCTTTTTTAGCCTATACGGATGTTGACCATATCCTTGATCACTGCGCTTTAGGGGAAAGCTATCGCTTCCGTTATCGCGTACATGCCCAGGATAGCCTGGAATACCATGAGGTCAATATTATCAAAATTGGTGATGAGCATGATCCGCTGATCGTCTTTGGCTTTACGAATGTTGATGCCGATCAGCGCCGTAAAATCGAAACGCAGGACTTACTCAAAGAAGCCCTCAATCAGGCGGAGAATGCCAATGTGGCGAAAGGAACTTTTCTTTCCAATATGTCGCATGATATGCGGACCCCGATGAATGCGATTGTGGGATTCTGTGAGATCGCCCAAAGTAATCTCGATGATGAAGGTGTCTTGAAGTATTCGCTATCTCGTATTATGGATGCCTCAAAATCTCTGCTTTCTATTATTGATAATGCCCTCAATGTTTCGCGAATTGAAAGCGGCCGTGTCCATCTCCATCAGAAAAGTGCGCATTTATCAGTTTTATTACAGACGCTGAAACGGGAACTGAGACCGTATTTAACGAAAAAGAAACAGGTTCTTCAGGTCAAAGAACACTATTTCCATGATGTTTTGTACATGGATCAAAATAAATGTAAACAAGTGCTTTGGAATATTCTGATGAATGCCATTCAGTATACGCCAGAAGGCGGTCACATCTTCTTTGGCATCGATGAATTAACGGGCACAAAATATCAGTATGCGCGTTTTCTCTTTACGATTGAGGATGATGGTATTGGGATGAGTGAAGAATATCTCAAAAACATTTACGATCCTTTCTCGCGTGAAGAAAATACCACGAATAGCGGTGTCGCAGGCACTGGTTTAGGCATGACGATTGCGAAAAATCTGATTGATATGGCTGGCGGCCATATCTCCATCACCTCACATAGCCATGTGGGCACGAAGGTGATTGTAGAACTGGAACTGAAAGTCATGAATGACAAACCGTTAGCGGTGAGCGTGCCGGAAAAACAGCAACCCATCAAGAGCCTCAAAAGGCGCCATATCCTGATTGTTGAAGATAATGCGCTCAATGCGGAGATTACGAAAACGATTCTCGAAAGCTTAGATGCGAAGGCTAGCGTTGTCGGTAATGGACAGTTAGCCGTTGAAGCCCTCATGCAGCAGCCTTTCGATGGTGTTTTAATGGATATTATGATGCCGGTTATGGATGGCCTGCAGGCGACGAAAGCGATTCGCAGTTTCAGTGATGTCCCGATTATTGCGATGAGTGCGAATGCCTTTGAAGAAGATAAAAGGCGGGCTTTTGAAGCTGGCGTGAATGACTACGTCACCAAACCATTCAAAACTGAGTACCTTTTAAAGGTATTAGGCCGTTGGCTTGGTGAATCAAATTATGATAAAATAGAGCCAGAGGTGAGAGAATGA
- a CDS encoding VOC family protein — translation MKFAYNHFNFNVLDLQRSLKFYKEALDLDIVGDIKDNDEFTIVYLGDHQTNFRLELTYLKDRHEAYDLGEQEYHLALKTDDFEAAHKKHQEMGIIEFENPKMGIYFIVDPDGYWIEIIP, via the coding sequence ATGAAATTTGCATATAATCATTTTAATTTTAACGTTTTAGATTTACAGCGTTCTTTAAAGTTTTATAAAGAAGCTTTAGATCTTGATATTGTCGGTGATATTAAAGACAATGATGAATTCACAATCGTTTATTTAGGTGACCATCAGACGAACTTTCGTTTAGAGCTTACATATCTGAAAGATCGTCATGAAGCTTATGATCTTGGGGAACAGGAATACCACTTAGCCCTGAAGACCGATGATTTTGAAGCGGCTCATAAAAAACACCAGGAAATGGGCATCATTGAATTTGAAAATCCTAAAATGGGGATTTACTTTATCGTTGATCCCGATGGTTACTGGATTGAAATTATTCCTTAA
- a CDS encoding 3'-5' exonuclease yields the protein MRYIAFDVETPNHYNDRMSSIGIAVIEGDRIIDTYSSLINPETFFMQFNIDLTGLNTSVVRNAPNFKELWPTIAPIMKSGVLVAHNASFDLKVLSYCLNAYKIPHQTLVPYIDTVNLGRHVHPDFSNHKLNTMASRLNLSLNHHRADSDAIVCGEILIDAMHHGINLEEFTRDYILDARKTKK from the coding sequence ATGCGCTATATTGCTTTTGATGTGGAAACCCCTAACCATTATAATGACCGCATGAGTTCCATTGGGATCGCGGTTATTGAAGGAGATAGAATTATTGATACCTACAGTTCCTTAATCAATCCAGAAACCTTTTTCATGCAGTTTAATATTGATTTGACGGGTTTAAATACGTCTGTTGTTAGAAATGCCCCTAACTTTAAAGAGTTATGGCCAACGATTGCCCCGATTATGAAAAGCGGCGTCTTAGTCGCTCATAATGCTTCTTTTGATTTAAAAGTACTCTCTTACTGTCTCAATGCTTATAAAATTCCTCATCAGACGTTAGTACCTTATATTGATACCGTCAATTTAGGTCGTCATGTCCATCCCGATTTTTCAAATCATAAACTCAATACCATGGCGAGTCGCTTAAATCTCTCTTTAAATCACCACCGCGCGGATAGTGATGCGATTGTCTGCGGCGAAATTCTTATTGATGCGATGCATCATGGCATCAACCTTGAAGAATTTACCAGAGATTATATTTTAGATGCCCGCAAGACAAAAAAATAA
- a CDS encoding zinc dependent phospholipase C family protein produces the protein MPASFTHQCFGDDVMHISPYKQFIQQHQEMFYLGLQGPDLLFYYHPTKKNLINGRGGMLHEAKAKPFFADAITHMQDEESLVYLLGFACHYSLDHACHPLINQLVKEKHFGHFAIERELDMHFMEVYPTRRKTVAQTFPDDAATCQRIGRILGVEAAIIHTCIRTFRKLNRLLYGHSLLLRKMLSSLIRALHIGSFSEMFIMKKPDPVMAEDITLLAKRYQQAVNDGAKAIEEIIQAYQQGTPLSDYFNHNYE, from the coding sequence ATGCCAGCAAGTTTTACCCATCAGTGTTTTGGCGATGATGTCATGCATATATCACCATACAAGCAGTTTATTCAGCAGCATCAGGAGATGTTTTATTTAGGTCTCCAGGGACCAGATCTCTTGTTTTATTATCATCCTACTAAGAAGAACCTGATTAATGGTCGCGGCGGGATGCTTCATGAAGCAAAGGCTAAGCCCTTTTTTGCTGATGCGATTACGCATATGCAAGATGAGGAGAGTCTGGTGTATCTGCTGGGATTTGCTTGTCATTACAGCTTGGATCATGCCTGTCATCCCCTTATTAATCAGCTTGTCAAAGAGAAGCATTTTGGACATTTTGCAATAGAACGTGAACTCGATATGCATTTTATGGAAGTCTATCCGACGCGGCGAAAAACAGTTGCCCAGACTTTCCCTGACGATGCCGCAACATGTCAGCGCATCGGCCGGATCTTAGGTGTGGAAGCGGCGATTATTCATACGTGTATTCGCACTTTTCGTAAACTCAATCGCCTGCTTTACGGGCATAGCCTCTTATTGAGAAAAATGCTATCAAGTTTGATTCGTGCCTTGCATATCGGCAGTTTCTCAGAAATGTTCATTATGAAAAAGCCTGATCCTGTTATGGCCGAGGATATCACTTTGCTGGCAAAGCGTTATCAGCAGGCTGTCAACGATGGCGCAAAAGCGATTGAGGAAATAATTCAGGCCTATCAGCAAGGGACGCCTTTAAGCGACTATTTTAATCATAATTATGAGTAG
- a CDS encoding Hsp20/alpha crystallin family protein, producing MFNMFDDFFDDSFVEPKNDTLLCDVKEDDKNYEMNISMPGYNKDDIKLDLTNGYLTISASSHKDHDEKDKEGHLIRQERYHGALSRSFYVGDDLTSEDVKAKYDNGELHITLPKATKQVENKAHIAIE from the coding sequence ATGTTTAATATGTTCGATGATTTCTTTGATGATTCTTTTGTAGAACCAAAAAATGATACGTTGTTATGTGATGTGAAAGAAGACGACAAGAATTATGAAATGAATATTTCTATGCCGGGCTACAACAAAGATGACATTAAGCTGGATTTAACCAACGGTTATCTGACAATTAGTGCTTCTAGTCACAAAGATCATGACGAAAAAGATAAAGAAGGCCATTTGATCCGTCAGGAACGTTACCATGGAGCCCTTTCAAGAAGTTTCTATGTTGGTGATGATTTGACGAGTGAAGATGTTAAAGCAAAATATGATAATGGTGAATTACATATCACCTTACCAAAAGCTACAAAACAGGTTGAAAATAAAGCACATATCGCAATTGAATAA
- a CDS encoding Hsp20/alpha crystallin family protein, with product MMFDLFDDLFDERNSNALLCDVKETDKDYEMNVSMPGFNKDDIKLDLTNGYLTITADNKKNDEEKDKKGHLIRQERYHGRMSRSFYVGNGVTEKDVKAKYDNGELHITLPKATKQVENKSHIAIE from the coding sequence ATGATGTTTGATTTATTTGATGATTTATTTGATGAAAGAAATAGTAATGCTTTACTTTGCGATGTCAAGGAAACAGATAAGGATTATGAAATGAATGTATCAATGCCAGGCTTCAATAAAGATGACATTAAACTTGACTTAACGAATGGTTATTTAACAATTACCGCTGATAACAAGAAGAATGATGAAGAGAAGGATAAGAAAGGTCATCTCATTCGTCAGGAACGTTATCATGGCCGTATGTCGCGTAGCTTCTACGTTGGTAATGGCGTAACTGAAAAAGATGTTAAAGCAAAATACGATAATGGTGAATTACATATCACCTTACCAAAAGCAACCAAACAGGTTGAAAACAAATCACATATTGCGATTGAATAA
- a CDS encoding tetratricopeptide repeat protein, whose protein sequence is MYFKDLRIHFIVSSLLGGVVVGCVAYIIMRLLFVPVAACVLIALSYMLLWTIFRRTMVERRGSERFMAATRLRMDECRLQDYLHFYEILLSQNKEKRRQRRILLNMSTGYLEIGEDAQAKAILDELTAYFAMHTANTNKIVYFDNMVTYYLHMRDLEAAKKVMVMYKQTLNDPALSRQIKAFHNPLYEDKEAWIKLLEGKADEVLDFYLDLLEASPHQLTKVHAHDMLAIIYRQLNRPDLALASKVYLIKYGGDLACAKRARLEMNNAGT, encoded by the coding sequence TTGTATTTTAAAGATTTACGCATCCATTTTATCGTTTCCTCACTGCTTGGCGGCGTGGTCGTCGGATGCGTCGCTTACATTATTATGCGCCTGTTATTTGTCCCCGTTGCGGCATGTGTATTAATTGCCTTATCCTATATGCTTTTATGGACGATCTTTCGCCGGACGATGGTCGAAAGACGAGGTAGCGAACGCTTTATGGCAGCGACGCGCTTACGCATGGATGAATGTCGTTTGCAGGACTATTTGCATTTTTATGAAATCCTGCTTTCACAAAATAAAGAGAAACGACGTCAGCGGCGGATTCTCTTAAATATGTCTACCGGCTATTTAGAAATCGGGGAAGATGCCCAGGCCAAAGCGATCTTAGATGAATTGACTGCCTATTTCGCCATGCATACAGCTAATACCAATAAGATTGTCTACTTCGATAATATGGTCACTTACTATTTACATATGCGCGATCTGGAAGCTGCGAAAAAAGTCATGGTGATGTATAAACAAACTTTGAATGATCCGGCCCTTTCGCGTCAGATCAAAGCTTTTCATAATCCCTTATATGAAGATAAGGAAGCATGGATCAAACTGTTAGAAGGAAAGGCTGATGAGGTGTTAGATTTTTATTTAGACCTTCTTGAAGCCTCCCCTCATCAGCTCACAAAGGTGCATGCCCATGATATGTTAGCGATTATTTACCGTCAGCTTAATCGTCCGGATTTGGCTTTAGCCTCAAAAGTCTATCTGATCAAATATGGCGGGGATCTGGCCTGCGCGAAGCGGGCACGCTTAGAAATGAATAATGCCGGTACTTAA
- a CDS encoding Tex family protein has translation MNQDIIKQTAALLKIKVTQVENVLSLLEEGATVPFIARYRKEKTGGLNEDQIREISQVYEYSVNLLKRKEDVIRLIDEKGMMTAQLKADIMKAEKLSEVEDYYRPYKEKKKTRATMAKAKGLEPLAQAIMKLPRHGDLKLLATPYLNEEVPTIEDALAGASDIIAEDIADSAKYRQRAKEEILNYGKIVTKVKKNAKDEKHTYEKYYDYSESVKRIANHRVLAINRAEKEKVISVSFDYDESFILGYILRGLMGNKQTIADEFIRNATLDAYKRLIAPSIEREIRSDLTEKAEDASLQVFSVNLEHLLMQPPMKGQVVLGLDPAFRTGCKLAVMDPTGKFLAKDKVFITIPKKSYAEDEKKLLQLITRYHVSLIAIGNGTASRESEAFVAKLIKNHHLDVKYVIVSEAGASVYSASPLAKEEFPDFQVEERSAVSIGRRLQDPLAELVKIEPKAISVGQYQHDMNQKKLGEQLDFVVEKVVNQVGVNINTASPSLLQYVSGLSKTTAKNIVAYREEHGAFTSREEIMQVSKLGPKSYEQSVGFLRIINGHNIFDETSIHPDNYQDAAKLLDYIGLTKAELGTKKMAEALADFNIQKACEDLALDHYLVEDLVSAFISPQRTPRDDYAAPVLKSNVLTIEDLKPGMKLQGTVRNVVDFGAFVDIGLHEDGLVHISKMSKKRIKHPLDVVAVGDVVDVWVLDADVKKQRVSLTMVEM, from the coding sequence ATGAACCAGGATATTATTAAACAGACCGCCGCGTTATTAAAAATCAAAGTAACGCAGGTGGAAAACGTATTAAGCTTATTAGAAGAAGGGGCTACTGTACCTTTCATTGCCCGTTATCGTAAAGAGAAAACAGGCGGTCTAAACGAAGATCAGATCCGTGAAATTTCACAGGTCTATGAATACAGTGTCAACCTTTTAAAACGTAAGGAAGATGTTATTCGTCTGATTGACGAAAAGGGCATGATGACAGCGCAGCTCAAAGCCGATATCATGAAGGCAGAAAAACTGTCGGAAGTAGAAGATTACTATCGTCCTTATAAGGAAAAGAAAAAGACGCGTGCGACGATGGCGAAAGCCAAAGGCTTAGAGCCTTTAGCTCAGGCTATTATGAAATTACCAAGACACGGGGATTTAAAGCTGCTGGCGACACCTTATTTGAATGAAGAGGTGCCAACGATTGAAGATGCCTTAGCGGGAGCCAGTGATATTATTGCGGAAGATATTGCGGACAGTGCGAAATATCGTCAGCGCGCCAAAGAAGAAATTCTTAATTATGGCAAGATTGTGACGAAAGTAAAGAAAAATGCGAAAGATGAAAAGCATACATATGAAAAATATTATGATTACAGCGAAAGTGTGAAACGGATTGCCAATCACCGTGTCTTAGCGATTAACCGAGCGGAAAAAGAAAAGGTCATCAGTGTGTCTTTTGACTATGATGAAAGCTTTATCTTAGGCTATATTCTAAGAGGTTTGATGGGAAATAAGCAGACGATTGCAGATGAATTCATCCGTAATGCGACTTTAGATGCTTATAAACGTTTAATCGCTCCTTCGATTGAACGAGAAATCCGCAGTGATTTAACAGAAAAAGCCGAAGATGCTTCACTGCAGGTGTTTAGTGTGAACTTAGAACACTTATTAATGCAGCCGCCAATGAAAGGACAGGTCGTTTTAGGGTTAGACCCAGCTTTTAGAACTGGCTGTAAGTTAGCGGTCATGGATCCAACCGGCAAATTCCTCGCCAAGGATAAAGTGTTTATTACGATTCCTAAAAAGAGCTACGCTGAAGATGAAAAGAAACTGTTACAGCTGATTACGCGTTACCATGTCTCTTTGATTGCCATCGGCAATGGGACAGCTTCGCGTGAATCAGAAGCTTTTGTGGCGAAACTGATCAAGAACCATCACTTAGATGTGAAGTATGTTATTGTCTCTGAAGCCGGAGCTTCGGTTTATTCTGCATCGCCATTAGCGAAGGAAGAATTCCCGGATTTCCAGGTTGAGGAACGTTCAGCCGTATCGATTGGCCGGCGCCTTCAGGATCCGTTAGCAGAATTGGTGAAGATCGAACCGAAAGCGATTTCTGTCGGTCAGTATCAGCATGATATGAACCAGAAGAAATTGGGTGAACAGTTAGACTTCGTAGTTGAAAAAGTGGTCAACCAGGTAGGGGTCAATATTAATACCGCTTCTCCATCATTACTGCAGTATGTTTCTGGCTTATCAAAAACAACTGCGAAAAATATCGTCGCTTACCGCGAAGAACATGGCGCTTTCACATCCCGTGAAGAAATTATGCAGGTCTCTAAATTAGGTCCGAAATCTTATGAACAGTCAGTTGGTTTCTTACGTATCATCAATGGCCATAATATCTTTGATGAAACATCCATCCATCCCGATAACTATCAGGATGCGGCGAAGCTGTTAGATTATATCGGTTTAACAAAAGCTGAGCTGGGCACGAAGAAGATGGCGGAAGCCTTAGCGGATTTTAATATCCAAAAAGCATGTGAGGATCTCGCCTTAGATCATTATCTTGTGGAAGACTTAGTGTCCGCCTTTATTTCCCCACAGCGTACCCCTCGTGATGACTATGCGGCGCCGGTTTTGAAATCTAACGTCTTAACAATCGAAGACTTAAAACCAGGCATGAAACTGCAGGGGACCGTCCGTAACGTTGTCGACTTTGGCGCTTTTGTGGATATTGGTCTGCATGAAGATGGTTTAGTGCATATCTCTAAAATGTCCAAAAAGCGTATTAAACATCCATTAGATGTTGTCGCTGTTGGTGATGTTGTTGATGTCTGGGTTTTAGATGCAGATGTCAAGAAGCAGCGTGTTTCTTTAACAATGGTAGAAATGTAA
- a CDS encoding YARHG domain-containing protein: MKYCPECGAALKDKAIYCTNCGAKLDPQKVVRKAPEKTVVQTKPKPKQTFTFNDEETTVIRPMSAPKRQEEKVSEPLPIEEKHHSLFGFIIVALFISFIVAGGSAFLIPYITTSHHAAVEKQKQETEAKALDDYILATSSSVELTTDDLAGLSQKQLHYAKNEIYARNGYIFSNSDLSSYFKKKDWYNQRIKQSDATTNQETVYNRMSKIEKSNIAFIIKYGKSKGWKV; encoded by the coding sequence ATGAAATACTGTCCAGAATGCGGGGCAGCACTGAAAGATAAAGCAATTTACTGCACGAACTGCGGGGCCAAATTAGATCCCCAGAAAGTGGTCCGGAAAGCTCCGGAAAAAACGGTTGTCCAAACCAAACCAAAACCCAAACAGACGTTTACTTTTAATGATGAAGAGACAACGGTGATACGGCCGATGAGTGCGCCAAAGCGTCAGGAAGAAAAAGTCAGTGAGCCTTTGCCGATTGAGGAAAAGCACCATTCTTTATTCGGCTTTATTATTGTGGCGCTCTTTATTTCTTTCATCGTTGCTGGCGGCAGTGCTTTTCTCATTCCTTATATTACAACGTCACATCATGCGGCGGTCGAAAAACAAAAGCAGGAAACTGAGGCGAAAGCGCTCGATGATTATATTCTGGCGACGAGTTCATCGGTGGAATTGACCACTGATGACTTAGCGGGGTTATCACAAAAACAGCTGCACTATGCGAAAAATGAAATCTATGCGCGTAATGGCTATATTTTCTCGAATAGTGATTTATCTTCTTATTTTAAAAAGAAGGACTGGTATAATCAGCGCATCAAACAGAGTGATGCAACAACCAATCAGGAGACGGTTTATAATCGCATGAGCAAGATTGAAAAATCGAATATCGCTTTTATTATCAAATACGGCAAAAGCAAAGGATGGAAAGTTTAA